A genomic window from Luteolibacter sp. LG18 includes:
- a CDS encoding sigma-70 family RNA polymerase sigma factor — translation MAPVTDTDSCHPVPSEEFVALLTNLQAELWTFLLALMPGHPDVADVLQKTNVVLWAKRETFEPGTNFRAWAFTVARFEVKGHLKSMSRRPLFVFDEEVLERLAEDASSAIVPAFSRLEALEHCLSKVRPEDRQLLEHRYQNGKSLLEYAAAHKRSVSGLSVTLFRLRSLLRRCIEETLVEKGVHP, via the coding sequence ATGGCCCCTGTGACTGACACCGATTCCTGCCATCCGGTTCCCTCGGAGGAGTTCGTCGCGTTGCTGACGAATCTCCAGGCGGAGCTGTGGACCTTCCTGCTGGCGCTGATGCCCGGTCACCCGGACGTGGCCGATGTCCTGCAGAAGACCAATGTCGTACTCTGGGCGAAGCGGGAAACCTTCGAGCCCGGCACCAATTTCCGGGCCTGGGCCTTCACCGTGGCCCGGTTCGAGGTGAAGGGGCATTTGAAATCGATGAGCCGCAGGCCGTTGTTCGTGTTCGATGAGGAGGTTCTGGAACGCCTCGCCGAGGATGCGTCGTCGGCCATCGTGCCAGCGTTCTCGCGCTTGGAGGCCTTGGAGCATTGCCTGTCGAAGGTGCGTCCGGAGGACCGGCAGTTGCTGGAGCACCGCTATCAGAACGGCAAGAGCCTCCTGGAATACGCGGCCGCCCACAAACGCAGCGTGTCCGGCCTCTCCGTGACCTTGTTCCGGCTGCGGTCCTTGTTGCGCCGCTGCATCGAGGAGACGCTCGTGGAGAAAGGGGTGCATCCGTGA
- a CDS encoding LamG-like jellyroll fold domain-containing protein encodes MKSRELEEAIQRLLDGTLEEERARELQEILKHDPQARRLYLSYAGLQQALEFRLARPQPGPDHRLVTAWRLRKERWRTWRIAAIAAGIVIVAQLLVFRSIVGSGGASSATVKLSPYTLSSLRDPTGADQSDGRMVPGSRLSLAQGNAELTFPNGTKALVQGPAELTLVKKGELNLERGVIWCLVAPKDHGFRVNTPELEAVDMGTDFGVVSDPDAMDEVHVFSGTVEVRNRKRSADQVILHGGEARTIGSTGLLASIPSRPDHFPRVLPDSLPMVRFDFAAASGGAVKVTGDHPEIADISASLVPQGDPPLVVPGHAGSALRFQGHQDRVQTNWPAIAGNAPRTVTFWLKADPSANLSQLPAILGWGNPKVPNGKWKILLAQERPGMPAYPRISFGWHGYDSAVAVNDGQWHHCAMTYTGRMKADGHPDVSIHVDGASTAIRYQDFQSPGGQSREPETATGANGQPLAIGYFREDWPSRSFNGWIEDVRIYAGVLPEEAILGQNRDETPRK; translated from the coding sequence GTGAAATCGCGGGAACTTGAAGAGGCGATCCAGCGTTTGCTCGACGGCACGTTGGAGGAAGAGCGGGCCCGCGAGCTTCAGGAGATCCTGAAGCACGATCCGCAGGCGCGCCGCCTGTATCTTTCCTATGCCGGTTTGCAGCAGGCTCTGGAGTTCCGCCTCGCCCGGCCGCAGCCCGGCCCCGACCACCGTTTGGTCACCGCCTGGCGGTTGCGGAAGGAGCGTTGGCGCACCTGGCGGATCGCTGCCATCGCCGCGGGGATCGTGATCGTGGCCCAGTTGCTGGTGTTCCGCTCGATCGTCGGTTCCGGCGGTGCCTCCAGCGCCACCGTGAAACTTTCACCCTACACGCTGTCGTCGCTTCGGGATCCAACCGGCGCGGACCAGTCCGATGGCCGGATGGTGCCCGGCTCCCGTCTCAGCCTCGCCCAAGGGAATGCCGAGCTCACCTTTCCCAATGGCACCAAGGCCCTGGTGCAAGGGCCCGCCGAGCTGACCCTCGTGAAGAAGGGCGAGTTGAATCTGGAACGCGGGGTCATCTGGTGCCTCGTCGCGCCGAAGGACCACGGCTTCCGCGTGAATACCCCGGAGCTTGAGGCGGTGGACATGGGCACCGATTTCGGCGTCGTTTCCGATCCGGATGCCATGGACGAGGTCCACGTGTTCTCCGGCACGGTGGAGGTGAGGAACCGGAAACGGTCTGCGGATCAGGTGATCCTGCATGGCGGCGAGGCCCGCACGATCGGCTCCACCGGCCTGCTCGCCTCCATTCCATCGCGACCCGATCATTTTCCGCGGGTGCTGCCGGACAGCCTGCCGATGGTCCGTTTCGACTTCGCCGCCGCTTCCGGTGGAGCGGTCAAGGTGACGGGGGATCATCCGGAGATCGCGGATATTTCCGCGAGTCTGGTGCCGCAGGGCGATCCGCCGCTGGTGGTGCCCGGCCATGCGGGAAGCGCCCTGCGCTTCCAAGGCCACCAGGACCGTGTGCAGACCAATTGGCCCGCCATCGCCGGAAATGCCCCGCGCACCGTCACCTTCTGGCTGAAGGCCGATCCTTCCGCCAACTTGTCCCAGCTCCCCGCGATCCTCGGCTGGGGCAATCCGAAGGTGCCGAACGGAAAGTGGAAGATCCTCCTCGCCCAAGAGCGCCCCGGCATGCCGGCCTACCCCCGCATTTCCTTCGGCTGGCATGGCTATGACTCCGCCGTGGCGGTCAATGACGGGCAGTGGCACCACTGCGCCATGACCTACACCGGGCGCATGAAAGCCGACGGTCATCCGGACGTCAGCATCCATGTCGACGGGGCGTCGACCGCCATCCGCTACCAGGATTTCCAATCTCCGGGCGGCCAGTCCCGTGAACCGGAAACCGCCACCGGGGCCAATGGCCAGCCGCTGGCCATCGGCTATTTCCGTGAGGATTGGCCCTCCCGTAGTTTCAACGGCTGGATCGAGGATGTCCGGATCTACGCCGGGGTCCTGCCGGAAGAAGCGATTCTCGGCCAAAACCGCGACGAAACCCCGCGGAAATGA
- a CDS encoding PEP-CTERM sorting domain-containing protein — MNIHSLIVTGLLAAASTVHGATVLVDFASVGGSSPTFPTGDTNGNAWTTISAAGTAANLVDTTNAGSGISLNVTFSPTSTGFGGAAFNNTDPGTTVPGLLNQGFATGDGVFANNGTTGFVTLSLTGLAANSSYAITVYGGRNTSWTSGSAAIQSGDGTSTLGTYGNRQSLTFTILADNTGAASFRFTEQGGTNTADSATLNAMSITAVPEPSAALLGSLAVLGLLRRRR, encoded by the coding sequence ATGAACATCCATTCCTTGATCGTCACCGGCCTGCTGGCCGCGGCCTCCACCGTCCACGGCGCGACCGTGCTGGTCGACTTCGCTTCTGTCGGAGGTTCCTCCCCGACCTTCCCCACCGGGGATACCAACGGCAACGCCTGGACCACCATCTCCGCGGCGGGTACCGCCGCCAATCTGGTGGACACCACGAACGCTGGCAGCGGCATTTCGCTCAACGTCACCTTCTCCCCCACCTCCACCGGCTTCGGGGGCGCGGCGTTCAACAACACCGACCCCGGCACCACGGTTCCGGGCCTGCTCAACCAAGGGTTCGCGACCGGCGATGGCGTCTTCGCCAACAACGGCACCACCGGCTTCGTGACCCTGTCCCTCACCGGGCTGGCCGCGAACTCCTCCTACGCGATCACCGTCTACGGCGGACGCAACACCTCGTGGACGAGCGGCAGCGCGGCGATCCAGTCCGGCGACGGGACGAGCACCTTGGGCACCTACGGCAACCGCCAGAGCCTCACTTTCACCATCCTCGCGGACAATACCGGTGCCGCCTCCTTCCGGTTCACCGAGCAGGGCGGCACCAACACCGCGGACTCCGCCACGCTCAATGCGATGAGCATCACGGCGGTGCCGGAACCGTCCGCCGCATTGCTCGGTTCCCTGGCCGTCCTGGGCCTGTTGCGCCGTCGTCGTTGA